From Streptomyces qinzhouensis, one genomic window encodes:
- a CDS encoding F0F1 ATP synthase subunit gamma — protein MGAQLRVYKRRIRSVSATKKITKAMEMIAASRIVKAQRKVAASTPYATELTRAVTAVATGSNTKHPLTTEAENPTRAAVLLITSDRGLAGGYSSNAIKAADRLTERLRGEGKEVDTFIVGRKGVAYYGFRERKVTDSWTGFTDSPEYADAKRVSAALIEAVQKDTADGGADELYIVFTEFVSMMTQTPVDNRMLPLSLTEAAEETGGKAEILPLFDFEPSAEDVLDALLPRYVESRVYNALLQSAASEHAARRRAMKSATDNAGELINTLSRLANAARQAEITQEISEIVGGSSALADATAGSDK, from the coding sequence ATGGGAGCGCAGCTCCGGGTCTACAAGCGTCGCATCCGGTCCGTCTCCGCGACGAAGAAGATCACCAAGGCGATGGAGATGATCGCCGCCTCGCGCATCGTCAAGGCGCAGCGCAAGGTGGCGGCCTCCACGCCGTACGCGACCGAGCTGACCCGCGCGGTCACGGCGGTGGCGACCGGATCGAACACCAAGCACCCCCTGACCACGGAGGCGGAGAACCCCACCCGCGCCGCGGTGCTGCTCATCACGAGCGACCGCGGCCTGGCGGGGGGCTACTCCTCCAACGCCATCAAGGCGGCCGACCGGCTCACCGAGCGGCTCCGCGGCGAGGGCAAGGAGGTCGACACGTTCATCGTCGGCCGCAAGGGTGTCGCCTACTACGGGTTCCGTGAGCGCAAGGTCACGGATTCCTGGACCGGCTTCACGGACAGCCCGGAGTACGCGGACGCCAAGAGGGTTTCCGCGGCGCTCATCGAGGCGGTCCAGAAGGACACCGCCGACGGCGGCGCCGACGAGCTGTACATCGTCTTCACGGAGTTCGTGTCGATGATGACGCAGACGCCGGTGGACAACCGGATGCTGCCGCTCAGCCTCACCGAGGCGGCGGAGGAGACGGGCGGGAAGGCCGAAATCCTTCCGCTGTTCGACTTCGAGCCGTCGGCGGAGGACGTCCTCGACGCTCTGCTGCCGCGGTACGTCGAGAGCCGGGTCTACAACGCCCTGCTCCAGTCCGCCGCCTCCGAGCACGCGGCCCGCCGCCGCGCGATGAAGTCGGCGACCGACAACGCGGGTGAGCTCATCAATACGCTCTCCCGACTTGCCAACGCGGCCCGACAGGCCGAAATCACCCAGGAAATCAGCGAGATCGTCGGTGGCTCCAGTGCCCTGGCCGACGCGACCGCGGGGAGTGACAAGTAA
- the atpD gene encoding F0F1 ATP synthase subunit beta, with protein sequence MTTSVETAAATGRVARVIGPVVDVEFPVDAMPEIYNALHVEVADPAEDGALKTLTLEVSQHLGEGVVRTISMQPTDGLVRQAPVTDTGKGITVPVGDFTKGKVFNTLGEVLNLPEENANVGERWAIHRKAPAFDQLESKTEMFETGLKVVDLLTPYVKGGKIGLFGGAGVGKTVLIQEMIMRVANLHEGVSVFAGVGERTREGNDLIDEMEESGVLEKTALVFGQMDEPPGTRLRVALAGLTMAEYFRDVQKQDVLFFIDNIFRFTQAGSEVSTLLGRMPSAVGYQPNLADEMGLLQERITSTRGHSITSMQAIYVPADDLTDPAPATTFAHLDATTVLSRPISEKGIYPAVDPLDSTSRILDPRYIAADHYEAAMRVKGILQKYKDLQDIIAILGIDELGEEDKLVVHRARRVERFLSQNTHAAKQFTGVDGSDVPLDESIAAFNAICDGEYDHFPEQAFFMCGGIEDLKKNAKELGVS encoded by the coding sequence ATGACGACCTCTGTTGAGACGGCCGCTGCCACGGGCCGCGTCGCCCGGGTCATCGGCCCGGTCGTCGACGTGGAGTTCCCCGTCGACGCGATGCCGGAGATCTACAACGCGCTGCACGTCGAGGTGGCCGACCCCGCCGAGGACGGCGCGCTCAAGACGCTGACCCTCGAGGTTTCGCAGCACCTCGGTGAGGGCGTGGTCCGCACCATCTCCATGCAGCCCACCGACGGTCTGGTCCGCCAGGCTCCGGTCACCGACACGGGCAAGGGCATCACCGTCCCGGTCGGCGACTTCACCAAGGGCAAGGTGTTCAACACCCTCGGCGAGGTGCTCAACCTCCCCGAGGAGAACGCCAACGTCGGTGAGCGCTGGGCGATCCACCGCAAGGCCCCCGCCTTCGACCAGCTCGAGTCCAAGACCGAGATGTTCGAGACCGGCCTGAAGGTCGTCGACCTGCTGACCCCGTACGTCAAGGGCGGCAAGATCGGTCTGTTCGGTGGTGCCGGTGTCGGCAAGACCGTGCTGATCCAGGAAATGATCATGCGTGTCGCCAACCTCCACGAGGGCGTCTCCGTCTTCGCGGGTGTCGGCGAGCGTACCCGTGAGGGCAACGACCTCATCGACGAGATGGAGGAGTCCGGCGTCCTCGAGAAGACGGCGCTGGTCTTCGGCCAGATGGACGAGCCCCCGGGCACCCGTCTGCGCGTCGCCCTGGCCGGTCTGACCATGGCGGAGTACTTCCGCGATGTGCAGAAGCAGGACGTTCTCTTCTTCATCGACAACATCTTCCGGTTCACCCAGGCCGGTTCCGAGGTGTCCACCCTGCTCGGCCGTATGCCGTCCGCGGTGGGTTACCAGCCGAACCTGGCGGACGAGATGGGCCTCCTCCAGGAGCGCATCACCTCGACCCGTGGTCACTCGATCACCTCGATGCAGGCGATCTACGTCCCCGCGGACGACCTGACCGACCCGGCCCCGGCCACCACCTTCGCCCACCTCGACGCGACGACGGTGCTTTCCCGTCCGATCTCCGAGAAGGGCATCTACCCGGCCGTGGACCCGCTGGACTCCACGTCCCGGATCCTGGACCCGCGGTACATCGCCGCGGACCACTACGAGGCCGCCATGCGCGTCAAGGGGATCCTCCAGAAGTACAAGGACCTCCAGGACATCATCGCGATTCTCGGTATCGACGAGCTCGGCGAGGAGGACAAGCTCGTTGTCCACCGTGCCCGCCGGGTCGAGCGCTTCCTGTCCCAGAACACCCACGCCGCCAAGCAGTTCACCGGTGTGGACGGTTCGGACGTGCCGCTCGACGAGTCGATCGCCGCGTTCAACGCGATCTGCGACGGTGAGTACGACCACTTCCCCGAGCAGGCCTTCTTCATGTGCGGTGGCATCGAGGACCTGAAGAAGAACGCCAAGGAGCTCGGCGTCTCCTGA
- a CDS encoding F0F1 ATP synthase subunit epsilon codes for MAAELHVELVAADRQVWSGEASLVVARTTSGDIGVMPGHQPLLGVLESGPVTIRTSTPEGAGTVVAAVHGGFISFADNKLSLLAEVAELADEIDAQRAERALERAQADSDAAAERRADVRLRAVAVG; via the coding sequence TTGGCTGCTGAGCTGCATGTCGAGCTGGTCGCCGCCGACCGTCAGGTCTGGTCCGGCGAGGCCAGCCTGGTCGTCGCGCGCACCACGTCCGGCGACATCGGCGTCATGCCCGGTCACCAGCCGCTGCTCGGTGTGCTGGAGTCGGGCCCGGTGACCATCCGTACCAGCACCCCCGAGGGTGCCGGGACGGTCGTCGCCGCCGTACACGGCGGATTCATCTCCTTCGCCGACAACAAGCTGTCGCTGCTGGCGGAGGTCGCCGAGCTGGCGGACGAGATCGACGCCCAGCGTGCCGAGCGCGCGCTGGAGCGTGCCCAGGCGGATTCGGACGCGGCGGCCGAGCGCCGTGCGGACGTCCGCCTGCGCGCGGTGGCGGTGGGCTGA